From Paracoccus suum, the proteins below share one genomic window:
- the surE gene encoding 5'/3'-nucleotidase SurE: MRILLTNDDGINAPGLAAIEAIAAELAGPEGEIWVVAPAFEQSGVGHAISYTHPTMIAALGPRRFAAEGSPADCVMAALSDAMGDLRPDLVLSGVNRGNNSGENAVYSGTIGGAMEAALQGIPAIALSQYMGPGSRDLVDPFEAARQHGPALIRNLLDRAPWDLNADYALFYNVNFPAVAADKVRGIRLTPQGRRQGANFSVEPFVSPTGRRFLWARGGPQDVPAGPGSDVAANMDGYVSVTPMRADLTCHPSLAALQREWEPA, translated from the coding sequence ATGCGTATTCTTCTGACCAATGACGATGGCATCAACGCCCCGGGTCTGGCGGCGATCGAGGCTATTGCGGCCGAGCTCGCCGGTCCCGAGGGGGAAATATGGGTCGTGGCACCGGCATTCGAGCAATCCGGCGTCGGCCATGCCATCAGCTACACCCACCCGACCATGATCGCGGCGCTCGGCCCGCGCCGCTTTGCGGCCGAGGGCAGCCCGGCCGATTGCGTCATGGCGGCGCTCTCGGACGCGATGGGCGATCTGCGCCCCGACCTGGTCCTTTCAGGCGTCAACCGCGGCAATAACTCGGGCGAGAACGCGGTCTATTCCGGCACCATCGGCGGCGCGATGGAGGCCGCCCTGCAGGGCATACCGGCCATTGCCCTCTCGCAATACATGGGCCCGGGCAGCCGCGATCTCGTGGACCCGTTCGAGGCAGCGCGCCAGCACGGCCCGGCCCTGATCCGCAACCTGCTCGACCGCGCGCCGTGGGATCTGAACGCTGATTACGCGCTGTTCTACAACGTCAACTTCCCGGCTGTCGCCGCCGACAAGGTGCGTGGCATTCGCCTGACCCCGCAGGGCCGGCGGCAGGGTGCGAATTTCTCGGTCGAGCCATTCGTCTCGCCCACGGGACGGCGGTTCTTGTGGGCGCGCGGCGGTCCGCAGGATGTGCCCGCGGGGCCGGGCAGCGATGTCGCAGCGAACATGGACGGCTATGTGTCCGTCACCCCGATGCGCGCAGATCTGACCTGCCACCCCAGCTTGGCCGCGCTGCAAAGGGAGTGGGAGCCCGCATGA
- a CDS encoding pyridoxal-phosphate-dependent aminotransferase family protein has translation MSFSQGQQAIAIPGPSPLPASVLRAMHRASPDIYGAELEELVQRVHAQLTRLGGGGVARLASYAGNGHAGWEAANTNLFNRRQKALVLATGSFGLGWAASAGSLGIDVEMIDFGNNRAADPQRLADRLRADREGAIHAVLVTQVDTASGVRNDIPALRAAMGNHPALLAVDAIASLGSEAMRMGDWGVDVVVSASQKGLMTPPGMAFVWQSERAAALPRSDLATPYWDWSMRAGPGEAWRYWGGTPPVQLLFALDEALRLLLDEEGLDAAFARHAGLAAAVWAAFDAWGAGSNGIALNVADPAQRGLPVTAAHLPGAAALREWTATKAGVTLGVAIGAERPDDALRIAHMGHASAHMTLGVLAVMEAGMRALGIAHGQGGLDAATAVIAARA, from the coding sequence ATGAGTTTTTCCCAAGGGCAGCAGGCTATTGCCATTCCCGGTCCCAGCCCCCTTCCTGCCAGTGTGCTGCGCGCAATGCACCGCGCCTCGCCAGACATTTACGGGGCCGAGCTTGAGGAACTGGTCCAGCGCGTCCACGCCCAACTGACCCGGCTGGGCGGGGGCGGGGTCGCCCGGCTGGCGAGCTATGCCGGCAATGGCCATGCTGGCTGGGAAGCTGCCAATACGAATCTCTTCAATCGCCGGCAAAAGGCCCTTGTCCTCGCCACGGGGTCGTTTGGCCTGGGCTGGGCGGCGAGCGCTGGCAGTCTTGGCATCGACGTCGAGATGATCGACTTCGGCAACAACCGCGCCGCAGATCCGCAGCGGCTTGCCGACCGCCTGCGCGCGGACCGCGAGGGGGCGATCCATGCAGTTCTGGTCACCCAGGTAGACACTGCCAGCGGCGTGCGCAACGACATCCCGGCGCTGCGCGCGGCAATGGGCAATCATCCTGCCCTTCTGGCGGTCGACGCCATCGCCTCGCTCGGCTCCGAGGCGATGCGGATGGGCGATTGGGGCGTCGACGTTGTCGTTTCCGCCAGCCAGAAGGGGCTGATGACGCCGCCCGGCATGGCCTTCGTCTGGCAGTCAGAGCGCGCGGCGGCACTGCCGCGCAGCGACCTCGCAACGCCCTATTGGGACTGGTCGATGCGCGCCGGGCCAGGCGAGGCCTGGCGCTATTGGGGCGGCACGCCGCCAGTCCAGTTGCTGTTCGCGCTCGACGAAGCCCTGCGCCTGCTCCTGGACGAGGAGGGGTTGGACGCCGCATTCGCCCGCCACGCGGGGCTTGCCGCCGCGGTCTGGGCGGCCTTCGATGCCTGGGGCGCAGGTAGCAACGGAATCGCGTTGAACGTCGCCGATCCGGCGCAGCGCGGCCTGCCCGTGACCGCCGCGCATCTGCCGGGCGCAGCGGCCCTGCGCGAGTGGACGGCGACGAAGGCCGGTGTCACGCTGGGCGTTGCGATCGGCGCCGAGCGGCCGGATGACGCGCTGCGGATCGCGCATATGGGCCATGCTTCGGCGCATATGACGCTCGGCGTGCTGGCGGTGATGGAGGCGGGGATGCGCGCGCTTGGCATCGCCCACGGGCAGGGTGGCCTTGACGCCGCAACCGCGGTGATCGCGGCGCGCGCCTGA
- a CDS encoding cytochrome P450: protein MIPPKPVTGDDRGTVLGLARAFRRDLLSALPTRLFRAWMAEFRTPVIHSFICNDPSLVELILKTRPNDFPKSRRLAAGLAPLVGNSVFIANGEDWARARRIIDPAFEGGRLRQQFPAMWAAGLAAEDRLAAQAGTEIDVEPETSHAAADVIFRTLFSLPIEDRTAAQVFSAFRAHQDAQPLVNLAAILPLPAWFRPHSRRTRASAARIRGLIEALVRQRASDIAAGTAPDDLASKIMTTPDPQTGACFDAREMVDQVATFFLAGHETSASALAWALWLLAAAPDWQDRVAAEALAELGPGREAPDFAAAGRLKAARAVFREAMRLYPPVPMFVREAACPETFRDRPVPRGAQIVVSPWHLHRHQRLWEDPDGFDPDRWDTDNGKTCARTAYFPFGAGQRVCPGAGFAMIEGPLLLAMICRSLHLERGGVDPVPTARLTVRGRDGIRLRINPRRHA from the coding sequence ATGATCCCGCCCAAACCCGTCACCGGCGACGACCGGGGCACGGTCCTCGGCCTCGCGCGCGCCTTCCGGCGCGATTTGCTCTCGGCCTTGCCGACGCGCCTTTTCCGCGCCTGGATGGCCGAGTTTCGCACCCCGGTGATCCACAGCTTCATCTGCAACGATCCCTCGCTCGTCGAGCTGATCCTGAAAACCCGGCCGAATGATTTCCCTAAATCGCGCCGTCTGGCGGCCGGCCTGGCGCCGCTTGTCGGCAATTCCGTGTTCATCGCCAATGGCGAGGACTGGGCGCGCGCACGCCGGATCATCGACCCGGCCTTCGAGGGCGGCCGCCTGCGCCAGCAATTCCCCGCCATGTGGGCCGCCGGCCTCGCCGCCGAGGATCGCCTCGCCGCGCAGGCGGGAACCGAGATCGACGTCGAGCCCGAGACCAGCCACGCCGCCGCCGACGTGATCTTTCGCACATTGTTCTCGCTGCCGATCGAGGATCGGACGGCGGCGCAGGTCTTTTCGGCCTTTCGCGCACATCAGGACGCGCAGCCGCTGGTCAACCTGGCGGCGATTCTGCCGCTACCGGCATGGTTCCGGCCGCATTCACGCCGCACTCGCGCCAGCGCCGCCCGCATCCGCGGGCTGATCGAGGCACTCGTGCGCCAGCGCGCAAGCGACATTGCCGCCGGCACCGCCCCGGACGATCTGGCGAGCAAGATCATGACCACGCCAGATCCCCAGACCGGCGCCTGCTTTGACGCGCGCGAGATGGTCGATCAGGTCGCGACATTTTTTCTGGCGGGGCACGAGACCTCGGCCTCGGCGCTCGCCTGGGCGCTGTGGTTGCTGGCCGCCGCGCCTGACTGGCAGGACCGTGTCGCGGCTGAGGCGCTTGCCGAACTGGGGCCAGGGCGCGAGGCCCCCGACTTCGCCGCCGCCGGGCGCCTGAAAGCAGCCCGTGCCGTATTCCGCGAGGCGATGCGCCTTTATCCGCCGGTGCCGATGTTCGTGCGCGAGGCCGCCTGCCCCGAGACGTTCCGCGACCGGCCCGTGCCGCGCGGCGCGCAGATCGTTGTCTCGCCCTGGCACCTGCACCGCCATCAGCGGCTGTGGGAAGATCCGGACGGATTCGACCCCGACCGTTGGGACACAGACAACGGCAAGACCTGCGCCCGCACGGCCTATTTCCCCTTTGGCGCCGGCCAGCGAGTCTGTCCCGGCGCGGGATTTGCCATGATCGAGGGGCCGCTGCTGCTGGCAATGATCTGCCGTTCGCTGCATCTGGAACGGGGCGGCGTCGACCCGGTCCCCACAGCGCGCCTGACGGTGCGGGGGCGCGATGGGATCCGGCTGCGCATCAATCCGCGGCGACACGCGTGA
- a CDS encoding sulfotransferase family 2 domain-containing protein, translating to MRFGDLKTQSLDDYLAAAPPAAPWFFVHIPKTAGSSFSNELRAVLKPYKNVHIDYTNRDRTHDQQLNDCVDQFIASPDLARVRSASGHIPFPLATRIQAARPELQLMTILRAPVARVVSDYRYQRTEMHPPHRQFIAQFPTLLSYVEHPASHDKMARFVAGPQADRATVLRNAMEKFAFIGLLEMYAFSFTTFFALTGNPGRMPREHLRRTPATRETEVEVTPEIVARIREKNPLDVALYSHVHAILRPHRDARLQKRQPKGRGDGDAAVL from the coding sequence GTGCGTTTCGGGGACCTCAAGACCCAGTCGCTGGACGATTATCTCGCTGCGGCGCCGCCCGCCGCGCCCTGGTTCTTTGTCCATATCCCCAAGACGGCAGGCTCGTCCTTTTCGAACGAACTGCGCGCGGTCCTTAAACCCTACAAGAACGTCCATATCGACTACACCAACCGCGATCGCACCCACGATCAGCAGCTGAACGACTGCGTCGACCAGTTCATCGCCTCGCCGGATCTGGCGCGGGTCCGGTCGGCCTCGGGGCATATCCCGTTCCCGCTGGCAACGCGCATCCAGGCCGCGCGCCCGGAGCTGCAGTTGATGACCATCCTGCGGGCGCCGGTGGCGCGCGTTGTCTCGGACTACCGCTACCAGCGCACCGAGATGCATCCCCCGCATCGCCAGTTCATCGCCCAGTTTCCGACCCTACTGAGCTATGTCGAGCACCCGGCCTCGCACGACAAGATGGCGCGCTTCGTGGCCGGCCCACAGGCCGACCGCGCCACCGTCCTGCGCAACGCCATGGAGAAATTCGCCTTCATCGGCCTGCTGGAAATGTACGCCTTTTCCTTCACGACCTTTTTTGCCCTGACCGGCAACCCGGGCCGGATGCCGCGGGAACATCTGCGCCGCACGCCTGCGACCCGCGAGACCGAGGTCGAGGTCACGCCCGAAATCGTTGCCCGAATCCGCGAGAAAAACCCGCTGGACGTTGCCCTCTACAGCCATGTCCACGCGATCTTGCGCCCGCACCGCGATGCCCGGCTGCAAAAACGTCAGCCGAAGGGACGGGGCGACGGCGACGCGGCGGTCCTGTGA
- a CDS encoding Ppx/GppA phosphatase family protein: MTPMRPAGADAFPKPTVEPAATRTSPDEGALYAALDLGTNSCRMLIARPRGSQFQVVDSFSKPVQLGQGLEASGRLSRSSMARTVHALQVCRRKLDQHEVTRMRLVATEACRRARNSRDFLRAVRRETGLPLEIIEAEEEARLAVISCAPLVSLRTEHLLVVDIGGGSTELVWIDLSEVEPRERPRSIMKLSDGFTNALPGQARVVDWISVPLGVATLRDQFADVEDEPGRFALMSWYFEERLANFAPYALNTPPEGFQIIGTSGTVTTVAASHLGLRRYDRTKVDGLVMTTDQIDRVIRDYLLLGPEGRRADPRIGRERHALIMSGAAILQTLMRVWPTNRLSVADRGLREGILYAQMVRDGVVTPEGLEGVA; encoded by the coding sequence ATGACGCCCATGCGTCCCGCGGGTGCGGACGCGTTCCCGAAACCTACGGTCGAGCCTGCCGCGACCCGCACATCTCCCGACGAGGGCGCGCTTTATGCCGCCCTCGATCTCGGGACCAACAGTTGCCGGATGCTGATTGCCCGACCTAGGGGCAGTCAGTTTCAGGTCGTGGACAGCTTCTCCAAACCGGTCCAGCTCGGGCAGGGCCTGGAAGCGTCTGGCCGGCTGTCGCGCAGCAGCATGGCGCGGACCGTTCACGCCCTGCAGGTGTGCCGGCGCAAGCTGGATCAGCACGAAGTGACACGCATGCGCCTGGTTGCGACCGAGGCATGTCGCCGCGCCCGCAACAGCCGCGATTTCCTGCGCGCCGTGCGGCGCGAGACCGGCCTGCCGCTGGAAATCATCGAGGCCGAGGAGGAGGCCCGGCTGGCCGTGATCAGCTGCGCCCCGCTGGTCAGCCTGCGGACCGAGCACCTGCTGGTGGTCGACATCGGCGGCGGCTCGACCGAACTGGTGTGGATCGACCTCAGCGAGGTCGAGCCGCGCGAGCGTCCGCGCTCGATCATGAAGCTGTCGGACGGCTTCACCAACGCGTTGCCGGGGCAGGCGCGGGTGGTCGACTGGATCAGCGTGCCGCTGGGCGTTGCTACCCTGCGCGACCAGTTTGCCGACGTCGAGGACGAGCCCGGCCGGTTTGCGCTGATGAGCTGGTATTTCGAGGAACGGCTGGCGAACTTCGCGCCCTACGCGCTGAACACCCCGCCCGAGGGGTTCCAGATCATCGGCACCTCGGGGACGGTGACCACGGTCGCTGCCAGTCACCTGGGGTTGCGGCGCTACGACCGGACGAAGGTCGACGGGCTGGTGATGACCACCGACCAGATCGACCGGGTGATTCGCGACTACCTGCTGCTGGGCCCCGAGGGGCGCCGTGCCGATCCCCGCATCGGGCGCGAGCGGCATGCGCTGATCATGTCGGGCGCTGCGATCCTGCAGACGCTGATGCGGGTCTGGCCGACCAATCGCCTGTCGGTCGCGGATCGCGGTCTGCGCGAGGGTATCTTATATGCGCAGATGGTGCGCGACGGGGTTGTGACGCCCGAAGGACTGGAAGGGGTGGCATGA
- a CDS encoding RlmE family RNA methyltransferase, with the protein MPTTGGPGKPGGRKGAAAGKTASGRGERDLRVRVKTAKGRKLSSTLWLERQLNDPYVQRAKREGYRGRAAYKILELDEKYRFLVPGARVVDLGCAPGGWCQVAVARVNALGEKGGKARGTVLGVDLQEVDPIAGAQIHQLDFLSEDADVKVKAWLGGPADVVMSDMAAAASGHKGTDHLRIIALLEAAAEFAFDVLEEGGTFVAKVLSGGAEQNLLAVLKRNFEKVVNVKPPASRADSSEKFVVAMGFRGRQGLPNRTPEVEADEHD; encoded by the coding sequence ATGCCGACGACAGGAGGGCCGGGCAAACCCGGCGGGCGCAAGGGCGCGGCGGCGGGCAAGACGGCCTCGGGCCGGGGCGAGCGAGACCTGCGGGTGCGGGTCAAGACCGCCAAGGGCCGCAAGCTGAGCAGCACGCTGTGGCTCGAGCGCCAGTTGAACGACCCCTATGTCCAGCGGGCCAAGCGCGAGGGCTATCGCGGACGCGCGGCCTACAAGATCCTGGAGCTGGACGAGAAATATCGCTTTCTCGTGCCCGGCGCGCGGGTCGTCGATCTCGGCTGCGCGCCGGGCGGCTGGTGCCAGGTCGCCGTCGCACGGGTTAATGCGCTGGGCGAAAAGGGCGGCAAAGCGCGCGGCACCGTGCTGGGGGTGGACCTGCAGGAGGTCGATCCCATCGCCGGCGCCCAGATACACCAGCTGGATTTCCTGTCCGAGGATGCCGACGTCAAGGTCAAGGCCTGGCTAGGCGGCCCGGCTGACGTGGTGATGTCGGACATGGCTGCCGCCGCCTCGGGGCACAAAGGCACCGACCACCTGCGCATCATCGCGCTGCTGGAGGCTGCGGCGGAGTTCGCCTTTGACGTGTTGGAGGAGGGGGGTACCTTCGTCGCCAAGGTGTTGTCCGGCGGCGCCGAGCAGAACCTGCTGGCGGTGCTGAAGCGCAATTTCGAGAAGGTCGTGAATGTCAAGCCGCCCGCGAGCCGCGCGGATTCTTCGGAGAAATTCGTGGTCGCCATGGGTTTTCGCGGGCGGCAGGGACTCCCCAACCGGACGCCAGAGGTCGAGGCTGACGAACATGACTAG
- the miaA gene encoding tRNA (adenosine(37)-N6)-dimethylallyltransferase MiaA: MDSAQAAPVMTVEFAPLIAGLDPARHVLIAGPTAAGKSALALAISRAQGGLIVNADALQVWSCWRVLTARPSVEDEAAAPHRLYGHVAPGTTYSVGTWLAEIAELLAGGERLIIAGGTGLYLTALTEGLAVIPPVPPEVRAEADRIRLGPDGLANLLSGVDAGTVAGLDRLNPMRVQRAWEVLRATGRGLADWQADTPPPLIDPAGVHRLVLQADRDRLAARIEGRFDAMLTGGALAEVAALRPIWQPQAQWARAIGAAELLAHLRGETSLADAREAAIIATRRYAKAQRSWFRNRMGDWTPVPVEV, from the coding sequence ATGGACAGCGCACAAGCCGCACCCGTCATGACGGTGGAATTCGCACCGCTGATCGCGGGGCTGGACCCGGCGCGGCATGTGTTGATCGCGGGGCCGACGGCGGCCGGAAAATCGGCCCTGGCACTGGCGATTTCGCGGGCACAGGGCGGCCTGATCGTCAACGCTGACGCCCTGCAGGTGTGGTCCTGCTGGCGCGTACTGACCGCCCGCCCCTCCGTCGAGGACGAGGCCGCGGCGCCGCATCGCCTTTATGGTCATGTCGCGCCCGGCACGACTTATTCCGTTGGCACATGGCTGGCCGAAATCGCCGAGTTGCTGGCAGGCGGCGAGCGGCTAATTATCGCCGGTGGCACCGGCCTCTACCTGACCGCCCTCACGGAAGGGCTGGCGGTTATCCCGCCGGTCCCCCCCGAGGTCCGGGCCGAGGCCGACAGAATCCGGCTGGGGCCGGACGGCCTTGCCAACCTTCTTTCAGGCGTGGACGCCGGCACGGTGGCGGGACTGGACCGGCTGAACCCGATGCGCGTACAGCGCGCGTGGGAGGTGCTGCGCGCGACGGGGCGTGGGCTGGCGGACTGGCAGGCCGACACGCCGCCGCCGCTGATCGACCCTGCGGGGGTGCATCGGCTGGTGCTGCAGGCCGACCGCGACCGCCTCGCCGCTCGAATCGAGGGTCGGTTCGACGCCATGCTGACTGGCGGCGCACTGGCCGAGGTCGCGGCGCTGCGCCCGATCTGGCAGCCGCAGGCGCAATGGGCCCGGGCGATCGGCGCAGCGGAACTGCTCGCGCATCTGCGCGGCGAAACCTCGCTGGCGGATGCGCGCGAGGCGGCGATCATCGCGACCCGCCGCTATGCCAAGGCGCAGCGCAGCTGGTTTCGCAATCGGATGGGTGACTGGACGCCGGTGCCGGTCGAGGTCTAG
- the pyrH gene encoding UMP kinase translates to MGDQSYGLHPPTVARIADEVEAVYKMGVEICMVIGGGNIFRGLQGSAQGLERTTADYMGMLATVMNALAMQAALEAKGIHTRVISAIRMDEVAEPYIRRRAVRHLEKKRVIIFAAGTGNPYFTTDTAATLRASEMACEAIFKGTKVDGVYDKDPAKYPDAVRYDTVSYDEVLQKHLGVMDASAIALARDNNLPIIVFSLDEPGGFCGILAGNGTHTRVGD, encoded by the coding sequence ATGGGCGACCAGAGCTATGGCCTGCATCCCCCGACCGTCGCCCGCATCGCCGACGAGGTCGAGGCGGTCTACAAGATGGGTGTCGAGATCTGCATGGTCATCGGGGGCGGCAACATCTTCCGCGGCCTGCAAGGCAGCGCCCAGGGGCTGGAGCGGACCACCGCCGACTACATGGGCATGCTGGCGACGGTCATGAATGCACTGGCGATGCAGGCGGCGCTGGAGGCCAAGGGCATTCACACTCGCGTCATCAGCGCCATACGCATGGACGAGGTGGCAGAGCCCTATATCCGCCGTCGCGCCGTCCGCCATCTGGAGAAAAAGCGAGTCATTATCTTCGCCGCCGGCACCGGAAACCCCTATTTCACCACTGATACCGCGGCGACCCTGCGCGCCTCCGAGATGGCCTGCGAGGCGATCTTCAAGGGCACCAAGGTCGACGGCGTCTATGACAAGGACCCCGCGAAGTACCCCGACGCGGTCCGCTATGACACTGTTTCCTATGACGAAGTCCTGCAAAAGCACCTTGGCGTGATGGACGCCTCGGCGATCGCCTTGGCGCGGGACAACAACCTGCCGATCATCGTCTTTTCCCTGGACGAGCCCGGCGGCTTTTGCGGCATCCTTGCGGGCAACGGCACCCACACCCGCGTCGGCGACTGA
- the frr gene encoding ribosome recycling factor, which yields MAEAIEIDTDDLERRMKGAMESLRHEFASLRTGRASASMVEPITVDAYGTVTPINQVGTVNVPEPRMVTINVWDKALVNKVEKAIRESGLGINPQLNGTIIMLPIPELNEERRRELTRVAAQYSEHARVAIRNVRRDGMDQVKKAKAAGMAEDDQKFWEQAVQELTDRMIAEVDKALEAKQAEIMQV from the coding sequence ATGGCTGAGGCTATTGAGATCGACACCGACGACCTCGAACGTCGGATGAAGGGCGCGATGGAGTCCCTGCGTCACGAATTCGCGTCTCTGCGGACCGGCCGCGCCTCGGCCAGCATGGTCGAGCCGATCACGGTCGACGCCTATGGCACCGTGACCCCGATTAACCAGGTGGGGACGGTCAACGTCCCCGAGCCGCGGATGGTCACCATCAATGTCTGGGACAAGGCGCTGGTGAACAAGGTCGAAAAGGCCATCCGCGAAAGCGGCCTCGGAATCAATCCGCAGTTGAACGGCACGATCATCATGCTGCCGATCCCCGAATTGAACGAGGAACGCCGGCGCGAGCTGACCCGCGTTGCCGCGCAGTATTCCGAACATGCCCGTGTCGCGATCCGCAACGTCCGCCGCGACGGCATGGACCAGGTCAAGAAAGCCAAGGCCGCGGGCATGGCCGAAGACGACCAGAAGTTCTGGGAGCAGGCTGTTCAGGAGCTGACCGACCGCATGATCGCCGAGGTGGACAAGGCGCTCGAGGCGAAACAAGCTGAAATCATGCAGGTCTGA
- the uppS gene encoding polyprenyl diphosphate synthase: protein MAETALDLNAAAAIPSGTEHRPRHVAIIMDGNGRWATQKGWPRLVGHRRGAERVKQIVHAAPDLGVDWLTIYAFSTENWKRSTEEVLGLMGIFARYIEREAVTMSREGVRMRFIGERERLNSRLRNLMNSIEDRTAGNTRLNLTVAINYGGRDEILRAARRLSERMARNEVDAITEESFAACLDTAGHPEPDLVIRTSGETRVSNFLPYQAAYAEYEFTPVLWPDFTPDHLAAILDRFGMRARRFGGA, encoded by the coding sequence ATGGCCGAAACCGCGCTGGACCTCAACGCTGCCGCTGCCATCCCCTCGGGCACTGAGCATCGTCCCCGCCATGTCGCCATCATCATGGACGGTAACGGCCGCTGGGCCACGCAAAAGGGCTGGCCGCGCCTCGTCGGACACCGCCGCGGCGCCGAGCGGGTCAAGCAGATCGTTCACGCGGCCCCGGACCTCGGGGTCGACTGGCTGACGATCTACGCCTTCTCGACCGAGAACTGGAAGCGTTCGACCGAGGAAGTGCTTGGCCTCATGGGTATTTTTGCCCGTTATATCGAGCGCGAGGCGGTCACCATGTCGCGCGAGGGCGTGCGTATGCGGTTTATCGGCGAGCGCGAACGGCTGAACTCGCGCCTGCGCAACCTGATGAACAGCATTGAAGATCGCACCGCCGGCAACACCCGCCTGAACCTGACGGTGGCGATCAATTACGGCGGGCGGGACGAGATCCTGCGTGCTGCCCGCCGCCTGTCCGAACGCATGGCCCGCAACGAGGTCGATGCCATTACCGAGGAAAGCTTTGCCGCCTGCCTCGATACCGCCGGCCACCCGGAGCCTGACCTGGTGATCCGCACGTCGGGCGAGACGCGGGTCTCCAATTTCCTGCCCTACCAGGCGGCCTACGCGGAATACGAGTTCACGCCGGTGCTGTGGCCGGATTTCACGCCCGACCATCTGGCGGCGATCCTGGATCGCTTCGGGATGCGAGCCCGGCGCTTCGGGGGCGCATGA
- a CDS encoding phosphatidate cytidylyltransferase: MTPPAGEPAGDLPPPPPRRSSAPAAGKSGGGAWSDLSRRVASTVVLLGIGVAIALATGIWLRLFISAIVAITFWELARVTGWRHPEMHATLFGRMRPVVLALLAGLTLMAVLTGGAPGMLAIPIVIGLIGAADRDRVSYAIFGLAILLVGDGLVHLREGLGLGAVLWTMGVVVISDTLGYFVGRTVGGPKFWPALSPKKTWSGTIAGWIGAALFGALLVALARGGIQLILLSPLVALAGQMGDIAESWLKRRAGVKDSSNLIPGHGGFMDRFDAVCGAVLMVSLLDLVGLVPIEG; this comes from the coding sequence ATGACGCCCCCGGCCGGCGAGCCGGCGGGCGATCTGCCACCGCCTCCACCGCGCAGATCGTCGGCCCCGGCCGCCGGTAAGTCGGGCGGAGGGGCTTGGTCCGACCTGTCGCGGCGCGTGGCCTCGACCGTGGTTTTGCTCGGTATCGGCGTCGCGATTGCGCTGGCGACGGGCATCTGGCTGCGCCTGTTCATCTCGGCCATCGTGGCGATCACCTTCTGGGAACTGGCCCGCGTGACCGGATGGCGCCACCCCGAGATGCACGCGACCCTTTTCGGTCGCATGCGCCCTGTCGTGCTGGCGTTGCTTGCCGGCCTGACCCTGATGGCGGTGCTGACCGGCGGTGCGCCGGGGATGCTTGCTATCCCTATCGTCATCGGCCTGATCGGCGCCGCCGACCGCGACCGGGTCAGTTATGCAATCTTTGGTCTCGCAATCCTGCTGGTCGGCGACGGGTTGGTCCATCTGCGCGAGGGCCTCGGCCTCGGCGCGGTGCTGTGGACCATGGGTGTTGTCGTCATCTCGGACACGCTGGGTTATTTCGTCGGGCGCACCGTCGGCGGCCCGAAGTTCTGGCCCGCACTCAGCCCGAAAAAGACCTGGTCCGGCACCATCGCTGGCTGGATCGGAGCGGCGCTGTTCGGTGCGCTGCTGGTGGCGCTGGCGCGCGGCGGAATACAGCTGATATTGCTGTCGCCGTTGGTCGCGCTGGCCGGGCAGATGGGCGACATCGCGGAAAGCTGGCTGAAACGCCGGGCGGGGGTCAAGGACAGCTCGAACCTGATCCCCGGTCATGGCGGGTTCATGGACCGCTTTGACGCGGTCTGCGGCGCGGTGCTGATGGTCAGCCTGCTGGACCTGGTCGGCCTGGTTCCGATCGAAGGATAG